Below is a window of Desulfomicrobium macestii DNA.
CGGCGGCATTCATGCCAACAACACCTACCCGGCGGATTTCATCTACGCAAACTTGGTCATCCAGACCAACGTCATTCACAGCGCTTATCAAGTCGGCGTGCAACGACTCCTTTTTCTGGGCTCGAGTTGCATCTACCCTCGGGAATGCCCGCAGCCCATCCGTGAATCCTATCTTTTGAGCGGCCCTCTGGAGCCCACGAACCGTCCCTACGCCGTGGCCAAGATCGCAGGCATCGAGATGTGCTGGGCCTACAACCGCCAGTTCGGCACCAGATATCTGGCCGTCATGCCCACCAATCTCTACGGCCCGGGCGACAACTACGACCTGCAAACCAGCCACGTCCTGCCCGCCCTGATCCGCAAGGCTCATGAAGCCAAGGTGAGGGGTGACAGAAGTTTCACGGTCTGGGGCACGGGTACGCCGCGTCGTGAATTTCTCTACAGCGACGATCTCGCAGGTGCGTGCGTGTTTCTGATGGGCGAGGCTGAGAAAATCGAAACCCTATTCAGTGATCATGAACCACCTTTGGTCAATATCGGGTGCGGAGAGGACGTGACCATTGCTGAGCTTGCGGGCATGGTGGCGGAGGTTGTGGGTTTTGAGGGTGAGATTGTGTTTGACGAGAGTAAGCCGGATGGGACGCCGCAGAAGCTGCTCGATGTGTCGAGGATTAGCGGCATGGGTTGGCGACCGGGTGTTGCTTTGCCTGAGGGGATTGGGTTGACGTATGGGGATTTTGTTAAGGGTTGAGAATGGCAGGGGAGCATTCGCAATGAAAACAGATAGAAGGTATCACCTGAAT
It encodes the following:
- a CDS encoding GDP-L-fucose synthase family protein, whose protein sequence is MNKTDKILVAGAAGMVGSALVRALLAQGYDNILGTIHRKAPDFGPTASGRVRLESLDLMDQAAVRAFFEKERPSHVFLAAAKVGGIHANNTYPADFIYANLVIQTNVIHSAYQVGVQRLLFLGSSCIYPRECPQPIRESYLLSGPLEPTNRPYAVAKIAGIEMCWAYNRQFGTRYLAVMPTNLYGPGDNYDLQTSHVLPALIRKAHEAKVRGDRSFTVWGTGTPRREFLYSDDLAGACVFLMGEAEKIETLFSDHEPPLVNIGCGEDVTIAELAGMVAEVVGFEGEIVFDESKPDGTPQKLLDVSRISGMGWRPGVALPEGIGLTYGDFVKG